In Longimicrobium sp., the genomic stretch TCCTGGTGGCGGCAGGTCTTTCCCACCGGCGTGGCGCCGGAGCGGGCGGTGCGGCTCTACGGGCTGCTGCGCTGGTTCCAGGAGCGCTCCGCCGGCTTGGGCGCGCTGGAGATCACCTTCGCCGACTTCATCGGCGCGCGGCGCGCGGGCGCGGCGGGCGCGGACGAGCTCGTCCACCTTCTCGCGGGGCGATGGAGCAATCGCCCGTTCCACCGGCTCCTCCGCGACCTCAGTGGGCGCAAGCCGCCGCGCGAGCTGGCCGACGACGCCGAGCTGATGGGCGCCGTGGCGCGCTGCCGCCGCCGCATCGTGGAGGTCGAGGCGCGGCGGGGAGATCGCGAAGGCCCCGCGTCCACCCTCGCCGTCCAGCTGCGCTACAGCGGGGGATTGGAGACGGTCTCGCTCGCCCTCCCCGCGCTGGGGAAGACGCCGTTCGCGCGGGCCAGCAACTGGCGCGCGAGCGGCGAGTCGCGCCAGGCGACGCTCAGCCACCTCGTCCTCCGCAGCGCCCCGCGCGAGGACGACACCCCCGAGGCGTTCGCCGCGTGGGCGCGCACGGCGAAGCTGCGCGAGTCGCGGCTGGTGGAGTTGGCCGTCTACGCGCCGCAGTGGGCCGGCCACGTCAACCACGTGCTCGACTGGCCGGGGCTGGAGTCCGCCGTCTGGTGGGTGCAGGCGCACACCAAGGACGACCGCGGGTGGGACCTGAAGGAGCTCAAGGAGGAGTGGGCCGCCGAGGTCAGCGAGCGCACCCCGCTCTCCGCCGAGGACCTGACCGAGGGCGCGGTGGACGTGGCCTGGTTCCACGACGCGTTCGGAAGACTGGGCGCGGAGCGGTGGAAGATGGTGGACGCCGCCGCGAAGTACGCCTCCAGCGCCGGCGGCCACACCCGCGCGCAGCTCTTCGCCCGCGCGATGCTGGGGGAGACGACGGTGGACGAGTTGCTCGAACGGATCGCTTCGTCGCGCCACCAGGACACGGTGCGCGCGCTCGGCCTCGTCCCCCTGCGGGATGGAGACGAGGGGAGGCGCGACCTGCTGGCGCGCTACACCCGTCTCCAGGATTTCCGCCGCGAGAGCCGCAAGTTTGGCTCGCAGCGCCAGCAGAGCGAGCGCCGCGCGGCCGACATCGCCATGGCCAACCTCGCGCGCACCGCCGGCTTCCGCGATCCCCAGCGGCTGCAGTGGGCGATGGAGCGCGAAGCCGTCGCGGATCTCGCGCACGGCCCCGTCGCCGTCGAGCGCGGCGACCTCCGCATCACCCTGTCGATCGATGCCGGCGGCGTGGCGGAGCTGTCCACCGCGCGCGCGGGGAAGGCGCTCAAGTCCATCCCCGCCTCGCTGAAGGACGACGCGGAGATCGCGGAGCTGAAGGAGCGGCTGCAGGAGCTCCGCCGCCAGCGCACGCGCGTCCGCGGCGCGCTGGAAGAGGCGATGATCCGCGGCGACCGCTTCACCGGCGCGGAGCTGCGCGAGCTGCTGGGGCACCCCATCCTCTCCCCCGCCCTCTCGCGCCTCGTCTTCGTCGGCGAGGAGATCGCCGGCTATCCCGCCGAGGACGGGCTGGCGCTGCGCGACGCGGCCGGGCGCCCGCACCCGCTCGGCGCGGCGGAGCCGGTGCGCATCGCCCATCCCGCCGACCTGCTGGCCCGCGGTGGCTGGTCCGAATGGCAGCGCGAGTGCTTCGCGGCCGAGCGGGTGCAGCCGTTCAAGCAGCTCTTCCGCGAGCTCTACCCGATCACGGAGACGGAGCGCGGCGCCGACCGCACGCGCCGCTACGCCGGCCACCAGGTGCAGCCGCGGCAGGCGCTGGCGCTGCTGGGGGGACGGGGATGGGTGGCGCACCCCGACGAGGGCGTGAACCGCACCTTCCACGAGGCGGGGCTCACCGCGCGGCTCGGCTTCCAGGAAGCGTTCTACACGCCGGCCGACGTCGAGGGGCTGACGCTGGAGGAGGTGATCTTCACCCGCGGCGAGGCGTGGAAGCCGGTGCCGCTGGCCGAGGTCCCGCCGCGCGTGTTCAGCGAGGCGATGCGCGACCTCGACCTCGTCGTGAGCGTGGCGCACCGCGGCGCCGTGGACCCCGAGGCCAGCGCGTCGACGGTGGAGATGCGCGCCGCGCTGCTGCGGGAGACGTGCGCGCTGCTGGGGCTGGAGAACGTGGAGGTGCAGGCGAACCACGCGGTGATCCGCGGTTCGCTCGGCACCTATTCGGTGCACCTGGGGAGCGCGGGGGCGCAGGTGCTTCCCGGCGCGGCGCTGTTCATCGTGGCCGTGCACTCGCAGCACCGCGGGCGCCTCTTCCTCCCCTTCGCCGACGACGACCCGCGCACCGCCGAGGTGCTGGCGAAGGTGCTCCTCCTCGCCCGCGACAAAAAGATCCAGGACCCCAACATCCTCGACCAGATCCGCGCGGCCGGGCTGACGGGCGCGGCGTAGATCCGCTCCCGGCCCCCATACCGGATCCCAGGATCAGCTGCGCATCGGAGGAAGGAATGTCATTCCGAAGGCGCTGCGCCGCCCTGTCCTCCATGCCAATGCGTGGCGCCTGAGGAATCTGTGGCCGGCTCCCGAGCCACAGGCCGCCTGCCGCTCGGGACCCATGCCATGGATTCCTCGGGTACCGCCTGGCATCAGCGCGATTGAAGGTTCGGAGCAGCGGCGCCGCTCGGAATGCACGATCGATTGCGGCAGCCGGTATCATATCACGCAAAGACGCAGAGCCGCAGAGAGGCACACGACCCCTCCGCGGCTCTGCGTGATTTGATTCTTCCTTCGGGATCAGGCCCCGACCGGGCAGCCGACCTGGGTGCAGCCGCGCTCGGAGACGCACCGGTCCACGGCGGATTCGTCACAGCGCGGCCCCTTGGTGCACTCGCGCGACGTCGGGCAGTCCAGCGCCGCCGACGGGCAGTTGTCGCCCTTCGTGCGCGGGCACTCGGCCAGCTCGCTGCAGCCGCGCGCCGAGGGGCACGCGTCGACCGCCGAGCAGTCGGGATCCTGCAGCCCGGTGTTCCCCTTCTGCCGCGCGTTCACCGTGCCGAACGCGCGCACCGCCGCGTCCGTCGCGAACGACTGCACTTCCAGCGCGTTCAGGTCCAGCGTGAGCTTCCTCATGATCCCCTCCCATTCCGTGGTGAGATGAAATGGGCTGCCCCGCCGAGGCAGCCCGCGGAGGCAGCTACAATATTCGTCCGATCGAGCAGTCGAACAAGAAAGGCGTAAACGACACGATGAGTGACGAGCGACGGGGGCAGCGTTGCCGCTCCCGTCTTCATCGTTCGAAGTGATCATCCAACTCTCTTGACGGATTGTTCACTCTGATTATCTTGGGCTCACCTCGACCGCTGGTCGGCCGATCGAGCGAGCGCCTTCCCTCTACCACGCAGTCTGGTCGAGCGGGACCGCCGCGGATGTTCTTGTACGTATCGACCTGACCGGCAACGACTTACGACCTGTGGGCAAACGTATGTATTCTGCGTGAAAATTTCTGTTGTGTTCGACTTTTCTTCGGTATATCTTGGCCGGACCGTCGGAAACGGCGGGACCCATCCGGATCTCATCGGTTCGTGTCGATCCGGCGGCCCGTCGTTCGTCGCTTCTGCAGGGGGAGACGGTGAGTCCCTGTCCGTAAGGGCAGCCCCTGCCCCGCCCTTCGCACGAGGCGCGGACATCCGGCACCGCGCCAGATTGCACGTTCGCCGCGCCCACCCGCGCGGCGGGTCGCCCGAAGCTGGAGGAGGAGAGCCCATGCAGCTTGCCGAGATGTTCATCCGCCGGCCCGTGCTGTCCAGCATGGTGAGCCTCGGCCTGGTGCTGGTCGGCGCGATCGGCTACACCCGCCTGCCGGTGCGCGAGTTTCCCGACGCCGACCCGCCGATCGTGTCCGTCACCGTGTTCCTGCCCGGCGCCAGCCCGCAGGTGGTCGAGTCGGCGGTGACGGACGTGCTGGAGGAGGAGCTGTCGAGCGTGGAGGGGCTGCGCACGCTCACCAGCGCCAGCCAGGAGCAGGTCAGCACCATCACCCTGGAGTTCACGCTCGACCGCTCCATCGAGGCCGCCGCGCAGGACGTGCGCGACAAGGTCTCGCGGGTGCGCGGCCTCCTGCCCGAGGACGCCGAGGAGCCGGTGATCGCCAAGGAGGAGGCCGACGCCTTTCCCATCATGTTCCTGGCGCTGAGCTCCACCAGCCACGGGTTGATGGAGCTCTCGGACATCGCCGACCGCCAGATCAAGCCGCGGCTGCAGACCATCCCCGGCGTCTCGGGCGCGCCGATCTACGGCGAGCGGCGCTTTTCCATGCGCGTGTGGCTGTCGCCGCGCGAGCTGGCGGCGCGCGGGCTGACCGCGCAGGACGTGGAGAACGCGATCCGCTCGCGCAGCGTGGAGATCCCGGCGGGGCGCATCGAGTCGGACCGGCGCGAGTTCTCGGTGCGCTACCTGGGCGAGATGAAGACGCCCGACGAGTTCGCCGCGCTCACCGTGGCCAGCGGCGAGGGTGGGCTGGTGCGGCTGGGCGACGTGGCGCGCGTGGAGCCCGGGCCCGAGGACGAGCGCTCGGTGACCCGCTACTCGGGGAAGGACGCGGTGTTCATCGGCGTGGTGCGGCAGTCGAAGTCGAACATGCTGCAGGTGGCCGAGGGGGTGCACGACCAGCTGCCGGCCATCCAGGCGGCGCTCCCGCCGGGGGTGAGGCTGGAGATGGCGTTCGACGGCTCGGTGTTCGTGCAGCGCTCGATCCGGGAGGCGCAGGAAACGCTGCTGATCGCCGCCGGGCTGGTGATCGTCATCATCTTCGTGTTCCTGCGGACGCTGCGTGCCACCTTCATCCCCGCGGTGGCCATCCCCGTGTCGATCGTGGCCACCTTCGCCGTCCTGGCCGCGCTCGGCTACAGCATCAACACCCTCACCCTGCTGGGGCTGATCCTGGCCATCGGCATCGTGGTGGACGACGCCATCATCGTGCTGGAGAACGCCTACCGGCACCAGGAGGAGCTGGGGAAGGACCCGCAGACGGCGGCCATCGACGGCACGCGCGAGATCACCACGGCGGTGATCGCCACCACCATCGCCCTCCTGGCGGTGTTCTCGCCGCTGCTCTTCCTGACCGGCGCCACGGGGCGGCTGTTCAACGAGTTCGGCGTGGCGGTGGGCGGCGCGGTGCTGGCCTCGGGGATCGTGGCGCTCACCCTCTCGCCCATGCTGTCGGCCAAGATCCTCCGCGTTCCGCCGCGCGAGTCGCGCTTCTCGCACGCGGTGGGCGCGTTCCTCGACGGGCTCACCGCGCGCTACGGGCGCACGCTGCAGGCGTCGCTCCGCCGCCCGCTGCTGGTGGTGGCGGGCGGGGCCGCGCTCACCGCCTCGGCGGTGCTGCTCTTCCGCGCGCTGGAGCGCGAGTTCGTGCCGCCGGACGACCGGGGGTTCTTCTTCACCTTCGTGGTGGCGCCGGAGGGCTCGTCGGTGGCCTACACCGACGGGTACCTGCGCCAGATCGAGGCGATCACCCAGCGCACGAAGGACGTACGCTCGACCTTCACGGTGATCGGCTTCGGCGGGAGCGCGCCGAGCTCGGCCTTCTTCGGGACCATCCTGGAGGACATGGACAAGCGCGACCGCTCCGCGCAGGAGATCATCCAAGAGGTCCAGCCGCAGTACTTCTTTGGCGTCCCCGGCGTGTTCGCGTTCGCGGCCAACCCGCCGGCGTTCGGGGGCTTCCTTCCCCCGGTGCAGTTCGTGGTGCGGAACCGCGACTTCGACGCGCTGGTGGGGGGGATGGACGCGCTGACCGCGCGCGCGGGGAAGATCCCGGGGCTGCTGAACGTGGACACCGACCTGCGCGTGACCCGCCCCGAGCTGGTGGTGGAGATGGACCGTGACCGGGCCGAGGACCTGGGCGTGCCGGCGCGCGACATCGCCACCACGCTGCAGACGCTGCTGGGCGGCCGCGACGTCTCGCGCTTCACCTCCGACAACAAGCTGTACGACGTGATCCTGCGGCTCGACCCGCGCGAGCGGGCCACGCCGTCGGACATCACCGGGCTGCAGGTGCGCGGCCGCGACGGCAGCCTGGTGCAGCTCGACGCGGTCACGCGCGTGGAGGAGCGGGTGGCGCCGCGGCAGCTGAACCACCACAACCGCGTCCGCGCGTTCACCCTCTCGGCCAGCCTGGCCCCGGGATTCACCATCGGCGCCGCGCTCGACTCGCTGAACGCCGCGGCCGCCGAGGTGCTGCCGCCCGGGAGCACGGTGGAGCTGGCCGGCGAGTCACGCGAGTTCCGCGAGAGCGGCGGCGCGCTGTACTTCGCTTTCGCGCTGGCGCTGATCTTCGTGTACATGGTGCTGGCGGCGCAGTTCGAGTCGCTGCTGCACCCGCTGACCGTGCTGCTGGCGGTGCCGCTGGCGGTCACCGGCGCGCTTGCGGCGCTCTGGCTGGCGGGCTCCACCCTCAACGTCTACAGCCAGATCGGGATGATCCTGCTGATCGGGCTGGTGTCGAAGAACTCCATCCTCCTCGTTACCTACGCCAACGACCTGCGCGAGCGGGGGCACGACGCCCTCTGGGCCATGCGCGAGGCCGGCCGCATCCGCCTCAGGCCAATCCTGATGACCTCGGTGGCCGCGATCATCGGGATGCTGCCGATCGCGCTGGGGCTGGGCGCCGGCGGCGGCAGCCGGCGGCCGCTGGGCTACGCCATCATCGGCGGCCTGCTGGTGTCGACGCTGCTCACGCTCTACCTGGTGCCCGCCGTGTTCGTGCTGTTCGAGCGGCTGCGCGGAGAGCGGCACGCCGCGGCGCCGGTGGCCATCCCCGTTCCCCCGATCCACGGCGAGCCGGCGCGCACCCCGGCGGCCGCGTCCATGGAGGCCCGATGAGCAGGAGATGGAGACATTCGGCGCTGCTCGCCGCGCTCGCGCTGGCGGGCGGCCGGACGGCGGCGACGGCGGCGGCCCAGGCGCCGGCGGGCGGCGTGCCGGTGGTGACGCTGTCCGAGGCGCGGCAGCGGGCGGCGGCGGTCGACGCCGACGCGGTGGCGGCGCGGATCGAGGTACGGACGGCCGTCTCGGAGCGGCGCGCCGCGTGGACCGACCTGGTCACCCCCCGGGTGACGGCGGCCACCAGCTACACCCGCTTCTCGGACCCCTTCTTCAACTTCGGCACCGGCGACATCAGCGCCAGCGCCACCAGCGCCACCCTCCAGGCCAGCTACACCCTCCCGGGGACGGCCAAGCTGGCGGAGCTCCGGCGCTCGCGGGCCACGCTGGAGAGCGCGGAGGCCAGCGAGACGGCCACCCGCTTCCGCACCGCGCTGGAGGCCGACGCGGCCTACTTCGCGGTGCTGGCCGACCGCGAGCTGGCCCGCGTGGCGGCCGACCGGCTGCGCCGCGCCGAGGAGCAGCTCGGCATCGCGCGGGTGCGGGTGGCCGCGGGCGAGGCGATCGCCTCGGACTCGCTGCAGCTCCTGCTCGAGGCCAACCGCGCGCGGCTGGCCATGCTGCGCAGCGACTCGGCGGTGGCGGTGTCGCGGTTGCGCCTTGGGCGCAGGATCGGCCTGGCGGGGCCCGCCGAGCCGGCGCCGCTCGACACGGCCGCGCCGCCGCCGCTGCCGCTGAGCGAGGAGCAGGCGGTGGCCGAGCTGCGCGCGCGCGGGCCGGAGCTCGAGGCGGCGCGCGCGGTCGAGCGGCGCGCGGACGCCGCCCTGGGGGTGGAGCGCGCGGGGTACCTGCCGCAGCTGTCGCTGGACCTGGTCCGGGGCGCGTACGACGCCGAGTTCTTCCCTTCCGCGCTCCAGCGCACGCAGCTGGCGGTCACCGTCTCGCTGCCGATCTGGAACGGCGGCCAGCGCGAGCTGGCGGTGGCGCGGGCGCGCGGCCAGCGCGACGCGGCCCGCGCCGCGCGCGAGGAGCGCGAGCGGTCCGCGGCCGAGGCCGCCGCGGAGGCGTATCACGGCTACGAGACGGCGCGGGCGGCCGCCGGGCTGGCCAGGGTGGGCGTGGCCGCCGCATCCGAGGGATACCGCGTGCAGCGCGTGCGCTACCGCGAGGGCGCCACCACCATGCTGGACCTGCTGGAGGCGCAGGTCGCGCTCACCGGAGCCGAGGCCGAGCTGGTTCAGGCGCGCTACGCGGCGCGGCTGGCGCTGGCGCGGCTCGAGGCGCTCCTCGGCCGGCGCATCTTCGACGCAGGCGAAACGGAACCCACCAACCCGCGAGGCGGACGATGACGACACCTTCACCCGAACCGGCACGGCGGTGGCGGCCGCGGCGCCCCATCCGCACGGCGGTGATCGTGGTGCTCGGGCTGGTGGTGGCCGTGCTGCTGGCCCGCGGCCGCTTCGCCAGCCCGGGCGAGGCGAAAACGGCCGGCGCGGGCGGCGCCGGGCCCGGGGCGATGCCGCCGATGCCGGTGGACGTCGACACCGCGCGGCGGCAGAGCGTGGTCGACGCCCTGCGCGCCACCGGGCGGATCGAGGCGGTGCAGGCGGTCGAGCTGCGCCCCGACGAGCAGGGCCGCATCACCCGGCTTCTCTTCCAGGAGGGGCAGTCGGTGGCGCGGGGCACGCCGCTGATCCGGATCGACGCGGCCATGCTGCTGGCGCAGGCCGAGCGCGCCGAGGCGGAGCGCGACCTGGCCCAACAGCAGCTCGCGCGCGTGCGCCGGCTGCGCGAGCAGAACGCGGCGGCGCCCGCCGACCTCGAGCGGGCCGAGGCCGCCGCGCGCAGCGCCGAGGCGGCGCTGGGGCTGCTCCGGCTGCAGATCGCGCGGACCACGGTGCGCGCGCCCTTCGCCGGCGTGGTGGGCCAGCGCCTGGTCAGTACGGGCGACTACGTCACCCCCGCCACGCCGCTGCTCACGCTGCAGACGGTCGATCCGCAGCGGGTGGTGCTCGACGTGCCCGAGCGCCACGCGCTGCAGCTCCGCCCCGGGCAGACCGTGGAGTTCACGGTGGCGGCCCAGCCGGGACGCATGTTCCAGGCGCAGGTCGAGTTCATCGACCCGGTGGTGCAGAGGGCCGGCCGCACCATCGTGGTGAAGGCACGCGCCCCCAACGGCGACCGCCTGCTGAAGCCGGGGATGTTCGTCGAGGCCCGGCTGGCCATCGAGACGCGCGCGAACGCGATCGTGGTTCCCGAGGACGCGGTGCAGCCGCTGCGAACCGCGAACGTCGTCTGGGCCGTGGCCGGCGGGAAAGCGAGCCGCCGCGAAGTCCGGCTCGGCGCGCGCTCGCAGGGCTTCGTGGAGGTGCTGAGCGGCGTCCAGGCGGGCGAGCCGGTGGTGGTGGGCGGGCTGGAGCGGATGGCGGAGGGGATGGCGGTGGCGCCGCGGCCTCGCGGTGGGGCGCAGCCTTCCACGCCGCCCCCGGCGCCGTAACCCTCGTGGTGGGAGATGCCGAAGAGGGCGGCCGGTGGCCGCCCTCTTCGGCAAATTCGCTTCATCCAAACGCGGATCGGTCGAGGAATGTCGATCAGAAACGGCTGAACGGGTTCCCCACCAGGTCCAGGGGATTCACGAAGCCACCGCATTCCTCCCCCGTGGCCATGGTCGTCGGCGGATCGCCCTCCTCGCCCGTGGCCATGGTGCTCGGGTCCTCCGACATCCCCCACGAGCCGTGGTGCGTGATCGGCAGGTCCTCGCGCACCCATACGTAGATCCCGCCGAGCGGCACCGCGGACTCGGAGATCCGCTCGCTGTGCACGATCCCCTCGAGC encodes the following:
- a CDS encoding efflux RND transporter periplasmic adaptor subunit — its product is MTTPSPEPARRWRPRRPIRTAVIVVLGLVVAVLLARGRFASPGEAKTAGAGGAGPGAMPPMPVDVDTARRQSVVDALRATGRIEAVQAVELRPDEQGRITRLLFQEGQSVARGTPLIRIDAAMLLAQAERAEAERDLAQQQLARVRRLREQNAAAPADLERAEAAARSAEAALGLLRLQIARTTVRAPFAGVVGQRLVSTGDYVTPATPLLTLQTVDPQRVVLDVPERHALQLRPGQTVEFTVAAQPGRMFQAQVEFIDPVVQRAGRTIVVKARAPNGDRLLKPGMFVEARLAIETRANAIVVPEDAVQPLRTANVVWAVAGGKASRREVRLGARSQGFVEVLSGVQAGEPVVVGGLERMAEGMAVAPRPRGGAQPSTPPPAP
- a CDS encoding efflux RND transporter permease subunit yields the protein MQLAEMFIRRPVLSSMVSLGLVLVGAIGYTRLPVREFPDADPPIVSVTVFLPGASPQVVESAVTDVLEEELSSVEGLRTLTSASQEQVSTITLEFTLDRSIEAAAQDVRDKVSRVRGLLPEDAEEPVIAKEEADAFPIMFLALSSTSHGLMELSDIADRQIKPRLQTIPGVSGAPIYGERRFSMRVWLSPRELAARGLTAQDVENAIRSRSVEIPAGRIESDRREFSVRYLGEMKTPDEFAALTVASGEGGLVRLGDVARVEPGPEDERSVTRYSGKDAVFIGVVRQSKSNMLQVAEGVHDQLPAIQAALPPGVRLEMAFDGSVFVQRSIREAQETLLIAAGLVIVIIFVFLRTLRATFIPAVAIPVSIVATFAVLAALGYSINTLTLLGLILAIGIVVDDAIIVLENAYRHQEELGKDPQTAAIDGTREITTAVIATTIALLAVFSPLLFLTGATGRLFNEFGVAVGGAVLASGIVALTLSPMLSAKILRVPPRESRFSHAVGAFLDGLTARYGRTLQASLRRPLLVVAGGAALTASAVLLFRALEREFVPPDDRGFFFTFVVAPEGSSVAYTDGYLRQIEAITQRTKDVRSTFTVIGFGGSAPSSAFFGTILEDMDKRDRSAQEIIQEVQPQYFFGVPGVFAFAANPPAFGGFLPPVQFVVRNRDFDALVGGMDALTARAGKIPGLLNVDTDLRVTRPELVVEMDRDRAEDLGVPARDIATTLQTLLGGRDVSRFTSDNKLYDVILRLDPRERATPSDITGLQVRGRDGSLVQLDAVTRVEERVAPRQLNHHNRVRAFTLSASLAPGFTIGAALDSLNAAAAEVLPPGSTVELAGESREFRESGGALYFAFALALIFVYMVLAAQFESLLHPLTVLLAVPLAVTGALAALWLAGSTLNVYSQIGMILLIGLVSKNSILLVTYANDLRERGHDALWAMREAGRIRLRPILMTSVAAIIGMLPIALGLGAGGGSRRPLGYAIIGGLLVSTLLTLYLVPAVFVLFERLRGERHAAAPVAIPVPPIHGEPARTPAAASMEAR
- a CDS encoding TolC family protein produces the protein MSRRWRHSALLAALALAGGRTAATAAAQAPAGGVPVVTLSEARQRAAAVDADAVAARIEVRTAVSERRAAWTDLVTPRVTAATSYTRFSDPFFNFGTGDISASATSATLQASYTLPGTAKLAELRRSRATLESAEASETATRFRTALEADAAYFAVLADRELARVAADRLRRAEEQLGIARVRVAAGEAIASDSLQLLLEANRARLAMLRSDSAVAVSRLRLGRRIGLAGPAEPAPLDTAAPPPLPLSEEQAVAELRARGPELEAARAVERRADAALGVERAGYLPQLSLDLVRGAYDAEFFPSALQRTQLAVTVSLPIWNGGQRELAVARARGQRDAARAAREERERSAAEAAAEAYHGYETARAAAGLARVGVAAASEGYRVQRVRYREGATTMLDLLEAQVALTGAEAELVQARYAARLALARLEALLGRRIFDAGETEPTNPRGGR